From Nitrospira sp., the proteins below share one genomic window:
- a CDS encoding APC family permease codes for MIIKRWLVGDPLKTAQAAHERLSKTLALAVFSSDALSSVAYATEEILLVLVPASIAFAQFSIPISLMIVLLLAILTVSYSQIIFEYPEGGGAYIVSKSNLGEWPGLTAAASLMIDYVLTVAVSVAAGIAAITSAIPSLFPHRTALGVFAIVAVLLVNLRGVRESGKFFAIPTYLFIGALLLMLGIGGGQLIMGQLMPVTPPDLAGQAAVESLSIFLILRAFSSGCTALTGVEVISNGVSAFRAPEPKNAAITMGVMAAVLATLFMGISTLAFHLGVIPKESETVISQVARAIFGEGAFYYLVQATTMMILILAANSAFAGFPRLASLLARDSFMPHQMAVMGDRLVFSNGVIILGVFSCLLIVLFQGDTHALIPLYAVGVFLSFTLSQAGMVKRWLIKRGPHWKTKLAINGVGALTTAIATIIIASTKFMHGAWIVIVLIPLFIMMFRGIRSHYKAVSEQITLDRRGARPPMPRRNIVVLPISGVNRAVVRAVDYARSRPGEVRAVLVDLDPEETAKIEIQWAQWGCGVNLIALPSPYRSVLGSLLDYIEEILEKEPDTWVTVVIPEILPARWWQNILHNQRALMLKAALLFKDRVVLTDVPFHLTR; via the coding sequence ATGATTATAAAACGTTGGCTCGTCGGCGACCCGCTGAAAACGGCGCAAGCCGCGCACGAACGGCTCTCGAAAACCCTGGCCCTGGCCGTCTTTTCATCGGACGCCCTCTCGTCCGTGGCCTACGCGACAGAAGAAATCCTCCTCGTCTTGGTGCCGGCCAGCATCGCCTTCGCCCAGTTTTCAATTCCGATCAGTCTCATGATCGTGCTGCTCCTGGCCATCCTCACCGTGTCCTACTCACAGATCATCTTCGAGTATCCCGAAGGCGGAGGCGCCTATATCGTGTCCAAATCGAATCTGGGCGAGTGGCCCGGACTGACCGCGGCCGCCTCCCTCATGATCGATTATGTGCTCACGGTCGCCGTCAGCGTCGCGGCAGGCATTGCGGCGATCACCTCGGCCATCCCGAGCTTGTTTCCCCATCGCACGGCGCTGGGCGTCTTCGCCATTGTCGCCGTCCTGCTGGTCAATCTTCGCGGCGTGCGGGAATCGGGGAAATTCTTCGCCATCCCGACGTATCTGTTCATCGGCGCACTCCTGCTCATGCTGGGCATCGGCGGCGGGCAACTGATCATGGGGCAACTGATGCCGGTCACCCCCCCGGATCTCGCCGGTCAAGCCGCCGTCGAATCGCTGTCGATCTTCCTGATCCTTCGCGCCTTCTCCTCCGGATGTACCGCGCTCACCGGCGTCGAAGTGATTTCCAACGGCGTCTCCGCCTTCCGCGCGCCCGAACCGAAAAATGCGGCGATCACCATGGGCGTAATGGCCGCCGTCTTGGCGACGCTCTTCATGGGAATCAGCACGCTGGCGTTTCATCTCGGCGTGATCCCGAAAGAAAGCGAGACCGTCATCTCGCAGGTCGCCCGCGCCATCTTCGGCGAGGGGGCGTTCTACTATTTGGTTCAAGCCACGACGATGATGATTCTTATTTTGGCGGCGAACAGCGCCTTTGCCGGGTTCCCCCGCCTCGCCTCATTGCTGGCGCGAGACAGCTTCATGCCGCACCAGATGGCCGTGATGGGGGACCGTCTGGTCTTTTCAAACGGTGTCATCATCCTCGGAGTCTTCTCCTGCCTCTTGATTGTCTTGTTTCAAGGCGATACCCACGCCCTGATCCCGCTGTACGCCGTCGGCGTGTTCCTCTCCTTCACCCTGTCGCAGGCCGGGATGGTCAAGCGCTGGCTCATCAAGCGGGGGCCCCACTGGAAAACGAAGCTCGCCATCAATGGCGTTGGAGCCCTGACCACGGCCATTGCCACGATCATTATCGCCAGCACCAAGTTCATGCATGGCGCCTGGATCGTGATCGTGCTGATCCCGCTCTTCATCATGATGTTTCGCGGCATCCGCTCGCATTACAAAGCCGTGTCCGAACAAATTACCTTGGACCGCCGGGGTGCCCGGCCACCCATGCCGCGGCGCAACATCGTGGTCCTGCCGATTAGCGGCGTGAACCGCGCCGTCGTGCGCGCCGTCGACTATGCGCGCAGCCGTCCGGGGGAAGTGCGGGCCGTGCTCGTTGACCTCGACCCCGAAGAAACGGCCAAGATCGAAATTCAGTGGGCGCAATGGGGCTGCGGCGTGAATCTCATTGCCCTCCCCTCTCCCTACCGTTCCGTCCTCGGCTCCCTGCTCGACTACATCGAAGAAATTCTCGAAAAAGAACCGGACACCTGGGTCACCGTCGTGATCCCGGAAATTCTCCCCGCTCGCTGGTGGCAAAATATCCTGCACAACCAACGAGCCCTCATGCTCAAAGCGGCGCTGTTGTTCAAGGATCGCGTCGTGCTGACGGATGTGCCCTTCCACCTGACGAGGTGA
- a CDS encoding PKD domain-containing protein, producing MKRKTEGVTAAVFALALLLGAPSEQAWAFKIISPTDGARLKSGQTVTAQVDLGADTAIVKVRYYWYGEQADTLVQQDDSDASTMPQQDKLADDKYSQKDSITGAPVVAVAALSSGFDQTPPFGGTLKVPKEAVGPMRLLAVAEISRGRLGTRTVFDEVIVKVEPDAALQTIDFETDKPLQLGRAGQSSAFGHVDSMGKIFELPVVGEFADGIVRPIPTPSSGTSYHSSDANVIKVLNDGMLQIVGNGKATLTVTNRGKQASLDVNVTVNDEPNEPPVADAGPNKTVKAGMKVKLNGLKSRDPEGEALYYAWSQIRGSKVPLLDVNNAEASFLAPTVSEKRTYRFKLRVTDKKGADSLPAFVDVVVEP from the coding sequence GTGAAACGTAAAACGGAGGGAGTGACAGCCGCCGTCTTCGCGCTGGCTCTGCTCCTCGGCGCCCCGTCAGAACAGGCCTGGGCCTTCAAGATTATTTCACCCACCGACGGCGCCAGGCTGAAGTCGGGGCAAACCGTCACCGCCCAGGTCGACCTCGGCGCAGACACCGCCATCGTGAAAGTCCGCTACTACTGGTACGGGGAACAGGCCGACACCCTCGTGCAGCAGGACGACTCCGACGCCTCGACCATGCCACAACAGGACAAGCTGGCCGATGACAAGTATTCGCAGAAAGACAGCATCACCGGCGCGCCGGTCGTTGCGGTGGCCGCCCTCTCGTCCGGATTCGACCAGACCCCACCGTTCGGCGGCACGTTGAAAGTCCCGAAAGAAGCCGTGGGACCGATGCGCCTCTTGGCCGTGGCGGAAATCTCACGCGGACGCCTGGGTACCCGAACCGTGTTCGACGAAGTCATCGTGAAGGTGGAGCCGGACGCAGCACTGCAGACCATCGACTTCGAGACCGACAAGCCGTTGCAACTGGGACGCGCTGGACAATCCTCGGCCTTCGGTCATGTTGACTCGATGGGCAAGATCTTCGAGCTGCCGGTCGTGGGCGAATTCGCCGACGGCATCGTGCGCCCGATCCCCACGCCATCCAGCGGCACCAGCTACCACAGCTCTGACGCCAACGTCATCAAGGTCCTGAATGACGGGATGCTGCAGATCGTCGGCAACGGCAAAGCGACTCTTACCGTAACCAACCGGGGCAAGCAGGCCTCGCTCGATGTGAATGTGACCGTGAACGACGAGCCGAATGAACCGCCGGTGGCCGATGCAGGGCCGAACAAGACGGTGAAAGCCGGCATGAAGGTGAAGCTGAACGGCTTGAAGAGCCGCGATCCGGAAGGCGAAGCCCTGTACTATGCCTGGAGCCAGATCCGCGGCAGCAAAGTCCCCCTGCTGGACGTGAACAATGCCGAGGCGTCCTTCCTCGCGCCGACCGTCTCCGAAAAACGCACCTACCGCTTCAAACTGCGCGTGACGGATAAGAAAGGGGCGGACTCACTGCCGGCATTTGTGGATGTGGTGGTGGAGCCATAA